The segment ATGGCATATTGTCGCCATAGCAGCTTTTGTCATAAGTTGCATTCTTCCTTTTCGACAGTTTCAGAAGCTTTCAGGTGCGACCAAACCGGGCTTGACTTTTGCAGATCTTGCCGCCTATCTTGTTATCAGTAACAGTAGCTATGACAACGTCAACAGCAGACTctctggagatgaagaatTGGACATTACCAAATTTCGAGCCAACATTGTTGTGTCGGGGGCTAAAGATGCGTTTGAGGAAGACTTCTGGGGCGAACTCCAGATTGGAGGGGACATCACCATGAAGTTGACTCAAAATTGTGCTAGATGCAGTAGTCTGAACGTAGACTACAAGACCGGTAAGCCCGGGACGACAGATGCTGGAAAGGTTTTGAAAATCCTCAGTAAGGATAGAAGAGTCGATCCTGGCACGAAGTGGAGTCCCATCTTTGGAAGATACGGCTTCATCACCTCGCCATCAGGAGACAAACCTACGATGAGAATCACGGTTGGGGATGAAGTAAGCATCCTGAAAATGAACAAGCAGCGCACTGTGACAGGTATGTTGATCGGTTCCTTTCCtctatttattttctttattgTAGCCTAATTAACTTTTATAGACTATCCGAAAAAACAAGCTGCCATTTACATCTGAAAACCGCTGTGCCGATGGAAAGATGGGTTCTTGGTATGTGAGAGGCTACCGAATTGGGAATTAGCGTCTTCTACTGGGAAGTTATATGGGCATAAAAGGTTGAATAATTTTCGGCaattattatagctatacAACAATTACAACCTTGTAAACAACGAATCATAGAATATTCAGTAGCATTCGACCGTTCTTGCTCCTCAAGTGTTAAAATATGGATGTTCGTGCTCATGCTTTTAGATCATTGTCTCAGACGCCTACCTCGTCTGATTAGATTTCACACCCTGGCGAGCGTCATGAGGCGCTATCTCGGGGCTGCATTCACTCGATAACTGTTCAACGCGACTTAGTATTCGGTCTTCATGAATGCTTGGTAGGATACTTGCCTAGTACTTATTTGAACCAAAAGTATAAGTGTACGTATGTAACATTATGCCGATCTATCTTTGTATTTTTAGAGCTCTAGACGGGATGTATATCCTATGTCATGAGTATGCCTTACCAGGCAGACTACAACTGCTCCTAGAACCCAGCAAGTTGCCCAGTTTGGTTTCAAAGATGAATCTTCAGAATGCAATGACTCTTCATGCGGTCTGTTTTCCGGGCACTCATTGTTTCATGCTTTCTTTCGACGATATCAAAGTAGCCTTGTCCCCTGGCAATACGCCCATGAAGAAATGAGTCCCCTGGATGCCCTGTCATTGGACCACAACCTTCCAGTGTCCCTTCTCCAGTGTCTGAATCCCAATTCTGTAAAGCTGATATCCTGTGACATCAGGGTCGTCAAGAATTTTACCTCAACTTCTTTTCACAGGGGCTCCAGGGCATTCTgtatcctcttcttttcaaTGTCATCGCCGACCACATATCTCTGCTCTGAATCAGCTTTTAAAATGGACATCATTGATTTGGACCGCTTTTCACCATTCGTTTATGTCAGTGTGTTTTGATGCCGTATCAGGTGTTGCCCAGCTGATGGATCCCGTTACCGAATGTCCCCTGGTTCACCCCGGATCGAATGAACTCGTGCCTGGAGTTTATCAAACACTTCCGATGAGTAATTTTGAGCATTCAGCAAACTTTTCGCTCGGTGCGAATTACCGTACACTTTGAGACTCACGTCTGGTATGGGCTCAAGAGGTAATTAGTGAATTAGGGCATGTTGGCCTTGAAGATCAATCACCTCACTCAGAACCACGCAACCAaatttcttttctctctttctttgaaGCGATTTGTTGCTGAACATGACTCCTTCCTTATTTCTAATCCTTTAGTTCCTTCAATTGCTATACAATATTACTACAAGCACGATTCTTTCAACCTGATTACCCTACAGTACTCAACGCTTGTTAGAAACATGGTTCATCACAACTCTCCTGTAAAAAATTTTCCTTGGCACCCGCTGTTAGCGCTCTGCTAGGGTAGAGACTTTTTGCAGGCTAAAATGGCAACAAAAGCAGCTGTGGGGCTAACGGGACCCTAACAGTCGCTGGAAGAAAGGGATTCAGAgagttgacctttcttcgTGACCAGTGTCTGCAACGACATTGAGCTTCGCGAGCTCTCGACATCGCCTTCGGGCGCTACTTCTCACGTGTTATTTGCGGCTTCTTCTTACCCCGACATTCCGGCTTCGCGAGCCTTCGACAATCCGGGCTCTGCGCCCCTCGACTTCCCGTACGACCGACTTCTGCGGCCCTGGCTGCCCAGACGACATTCGCGGCATCTTGCCGCTCGACATTGAGGGTCGTcgcaccctcaccctcactcaCCTGCAGCTTTGCGCTGCCTCGACCG is part of the Fusarium oxysporum Fo47 chromosome VII, complete sequence genome and harbors:
- a CDS encoding MOSC domain-containing protein, yielding MLWDAEKNENMHIGLRSSLCLFTTRFTCMENPTELEVHYGLNHTFDRPDKPIERSPLTVPLKPDITGLKSVTVTMHFNSCTAYDMGQKYNEWFSDRVGYSVKLLYIGDYRRRILGNMGEGVKVHGNTWIYSTLAPVPMAIIIGYIALRAETMRTTWHIVAIAAFVISCILPFRQFQKLSGATKPGLTFADLAAYLVISNSSYDNVNSRLSGDEELDITKFRANIVVSGAKDAFEEDFWGELQIGGDITMKLTQNCARCSSLNVDYKTGKPGTTDAGKVLKILSKDRRVDPGTKWSPIFGRYGFITSPSGDKPTMRITVGDEVSILKMNKQRTVTDYPKKQAAIYI